Proteins encoded within one genomic window of Thermogemmata fonticola:
- the gatA gene encoding Asp-tRNA(Asn)/Glu-tRNA(Gln) amidotransferase subunit GatA: MARSIPEMTAVELLHLQQKGELTAQTIAEAFLSAVQQREPTLRSFLWMDSEDVLRQAAAVDAKRRAGQPLGALAGVPVAIKDVLCTKGVRTTCASKILANFIPPYDAHVIERLKAADAILFGKTNMDEFAMGSSTENSAFQQTRNPWDSTRIPGGSSGGSAAAVAGCQTPLALGTDTGGSIRQPAALCGIVGLKPTYGRVSRYGLIAYASSLDQIGPFAHDVTDCALLLQVIAGHDARDSTSAPLPVPDYRAELENPVRPLRIGIPREFFDKGLDPEVESLVRQALREYEKLGATLIDVSLPHSPYALAAYYIVAPAEASSNLARYDGMHYGHRTSQKSDLIGTYAKSRGEGFGKEVQRRIMIGTYVLSSGYKDAYYRKALKVRRLIKQDYDHAFQECDVLMGPTSPTAAFRIGEKVNDPLAMYLSDVYTVGCNLAGLPGLSIPCGFTREGLPVGLQLIGPPFSEEKLLRIARMYEKVTDWHTRRPPLISAKPNPA; this comes from the coding sequence ATGGCCCGATCCATTCCGGAAATGACAGCGGTAGAACTGCTGCATTTGCAGCAGAAGGGAGAGTTAACGGCTCAGACCATAGCCGAAGCCTTCCTCTCGGCTGTCCAGCAGAGGGAACCTACCCTTCGCTCTTTCCTGTGGATGGACTCGGAGGATGTGTTGCGTCAGGCGGCAGCCGTTGACGCTAAACGCCGTGCAGGTCAACCTTTAGGGGCATTGGCAGGCGTGCCCGTCGCTATCAAAGACGTACTTTGCACCAAGGGGGTGCGCACCACCTGCGCCAGTAAAATCCTTGCCAATTTTATCCCTCCGTACGACGCCCACGTTATTGAGCGGCTGAAAGCTGCTGATGCCATCCTGTTTGGGAAAACCAACATGGACGAATTCGCAATGGGTTCGTCCACAGAAAACAGTGCCTTTCAACAGACCCGCAATCCCTGGGATAGCACACGGATTCCCGGTGGCTCCTCCGGGGGAAGTGCCGCCGCCGTGGCAGGATGTCAAACCCCTCTGGCTTTGGGAACCGACACAGGAGGCTCGATCCGCCAGCCGGCCGCTTTGTGTGGAATCGTCGGGCTTAAGCCCACCTACGGACGTGTCTCCCGCTATGGATTGATCGCATATGCTAGCTCTTTGGACCAGATTGGACCTTTCGCGCATGACGTAACCGATTGCGCCCTTCTCCTTCAGGTCATCGCCGGGCATGATGCACGGGATAGTACCAGCGCCCCCCTTCCGGTGCCCGACTACCGAGCTGAGCTGGAAAACCCAGTTCGCCCGCTCCGTATCGGCATTCCGAGGGAGTTTTTTGACAAAGGGCTTGACCCAGAGGTTGAGTCGCTGGTTCGCCAAGCGTTGCGCGAGTATGAGAAATTGGGGGCGACCCTGATCGATGTCTCCCTGCCGCACAGCCCCTATGCTCTGGCTGCCTATTACATCGTAGCGCCTGCCGAAGCCTCCAGTAACTTGGCTCGTTATGATGGCATGCACTATGGCCACCGCACGTCGCAGAAGTCCGACCTGATCGGCACTTACGCCAAATCGCGTGGCGAAGGTTTCGGCAAGGAGGTTCAGCGGCGCATCATGATCGGCACCTATGTCCTCAGCAGCGGTTACAAGGATGCCTACTACCGCAAAGCCCTGAAAGTCCGCCGGCTCATCAAGCAAGACTATGACCATGCCTTCCAAGAGTGCGACGTTCTGATGGGTCCGACTTCTCCTACGGCGGCTTTCCGCATCGGCGAGAAAGTCAACGATCCCTTGGCGATGTACCTGTCCGACGTTTACACCGTCGGCTGTAACCTGGCAGGGTTGCCAGGGTTGAGCATCCCCTGCGGTTTTACGCGCGAAGGGCTACCCGTCGGCTTGCAACTCATCGGGCCGCCATTTTCGGAAGAGAAATTGCTCCGGATCGCCCGCATGTATGAGAAGGTCACCGACTGGCACACGAGACGACCTCCCTTGATCTCTGCGAAACCGAATCCCGCCTAA
- the gatC gene encoding Asp-tRNA(Asn)/Glu-tRNA(Gln) amidotransferase subunit GatC produces MSLTQEEVRKVARLARLELAEEEIELFQAQLSAILDYVAQLQQLDTSQIEELAHPLPLSNVFRPDQERPSLSVDEALQNAPQRLGDYFAVPAIFGPDEGPISH; encoded by the coding sequence ATGTCGCTGACCCAAGAGGAAGTACGCAAGGTTGCTCGATTAGCACGCTTGGAACTCGCGGAGGAGGAAATTGAATTATTCCAAGCTCAACTCTCCGCCATCCTCGATTATGTGGCTCAATTGCAACAATTGGATACAAGCCAGATCGAAGAGCTGGCCCACCCTCTGCCGCTATCCAACGTTTTCCGGCCCGATCAGGAGCGTCCCTCTCTCAGCGTGGACGAGGCATTACAAAACGCTCCTCAACGCTTGGGAGACTACTTCGCCGTTCCAGCTATATTTGGCCCCGATGAAGGTCCGATCAGTCATTGA